The Leclercia sp. S52 genome has a segment encoding these proteins:
- a CDS encoding type 1 glutamine amidotransferase domain-containing protein, which produces MSKKIAVLITDEFEDSEFTSPAEAFRKAGHEVITIEKQAGKTVKGHKGEASVPIDKAIDEVRPADFDALLLPGGHSPDSLRSDSRFVTFTKDFVASGKPVFAICHGPQLLISAEVVRGRKLTGVKSIAIDLKNAGADFHDQEVVVDKDQLVTSRTPEDLIAFNREALRLLGA; this is translated from the coding sequence ATGAGCAAGAAAATTGCAGTCTTGATCACCGACGAGTTTGAAGATTCAGAATTCACCTCGCCTGCCGAGGCGTTTCGCAAGGCGGGGCATGAGGTGATTACAATCGAAAAACAGGCGGGAAAAACGGTGAAAGGCCATAAAGGCGAGGCCAGCGTTCCTATTGATAAGGCCATCGACGAGGTGCGGCCCGCAGATTTTGACGCTCTGCTGCTGCCCGGCGGCCACTCCCCGGACTCGCTGCGCAGCGACTCGCGCTTTGTGACTTTTACCAAAGACTTTGTCGCATCTGGTAAGCCGGTATTCGCCATCTGCCACGGCCCGCAGCTGCTGATCAGCGCCGAAGTGGTGCGTGGTCGCAAATTGACGGGCGTGAAATCGATCGCCATCGATCTGAAAAACGCCGGGGCGGATTTTCACGATCAGGAGGTGGTAGTCGATAAGGATCAGCTGGTCACCAGCCGGACGCCGGAAGATCTTATCGCCTTTAACCGTGAGGCGCTGCGCTTACTCGGCGCGTAA
- the garP gene encoding galactarate/glucarate/glycerate transporter GarP, with amino-acid sequence MLLDTTVETKKVAPTRYLILLIIFIVTAVNYADRATLSIAGTEVAKELQLSAVSMGYIFSAFGWAYLLMQIPGGWLLDKFGSKKVYTYSLFFWSLFTFLQGFVDLFPLAWAGVSMFFMRFMLGFSEAPSFPANARIVAAWFPTKERGTASAIFNSAQYFSLALFSPLLGWLTFAWGWEHVFTVMGVIGFVLTGLWVKLIHNPTDHPRMTAEELKFIKEGGAVVDMDHKKPGDKAASGPKLHYIKQLLSNRMMLGVFFGQYFINTITWFFLTWFPIYLVQEKGMSILKVGLVASIPALCGFAGGVLGGVFSDHLIKKGKSITLARKLPIVLGMLLASSIILCNYTNNTALAVALMALAFFGKGFGALGWPVISDTAPKEIVGLCGGVFNVFGNVASIVTPLVIGYLVSELHSFNAALVFVGCSALMAMFCYLFVVGDIKRMELQK; translated from the coding sequence ATGTTGCTGGATACTACCGTTGAAACAAAAAAGGTTGCCCCAACCCGCTATTTAATATTGCTCATTATATTTATTGTTACTGCAGTCAATTACGCCGACCGCGCCACGCTCTCTATTGCCGGTACGGAAGTCGCCAAAGAGCTGCAGTTAAGCGCCGTGTCGATGGGCTACATCTTCTCCGCCTTCGGCTGGGCCTACCTGCTGATGCAGATCCCCGGCGGCTGGCTGCTGGACAAGTTCGGTTCGAAAAAGGTCTATACGTACAGCCTGTTCTTCTGGTCGCTGTTCACCTTCCTGCAGGGCTTTGTCGATCTCTTCCCGCTGGCCTGGGCGGGCGTCTCGATGTTCTTTATGCGCTTTATGCTCGGCTTCTCCGAGGCACCGTCCTTCCCGGCCAACGCCCGTATCGTGGCGGCCTGGTTCCCGACCAAAGAGCGCGGTACGGCCTCGGCCATTTTTAACTCGGCACAATATTTCTCGCTGGCGCTGTTCTCCCCGCTGCTCGGCTGGCTGACCTTCGCCTGGGGCTGGGAACATGTCTTTACCGTGATGGGCGTTATCGGCTTTGTGCTGACCGGCCTGTGGGTGAAGCTGATTCATAACCCAACCGACCATCCACGCATGACCGCCGAAGAGCTGAAGTTCATTAAGGAAGGCGGCGCGGTGGTCGACATGGACCATAAAAAGCCGGGCGACAAAGCGGCCAGCGGTCCGAAGCTGCATTACATCAAACAGTTATTGTCCAACCGCATGATGCTGGGCGTATTTTTCGGGCAATACTTTATTAATACCATCACCTGGTTCTTCCTCACCTGGTTCCCGATTTATCTGGTGCAGGAGAAGGGGATGTCGATTCTGAAGGTGGGGCTGGTGGCGTCCATTCCGGCACTGTGCGGTTTTGCCGGTGGCGTGCTGGGCGGCGTCTTCTCGGATCACCTGATTAAGAAAGGCAAGTCGATTACTCTGGCGCGTAAGCTGCCGATTGTACTGGGTATGCTGTTGGCCTCCTCAATCATTCTGTGCAACTACACCAACAACACCGCGCTGGCGGTGGCCCTGATGGCGCTAGCCTTCTTCGGTAAAGGGTTTGGTGCCCTGGGCTGGCCGGTGATTTCCGATACCGCACCGAAAGAGATTGTTGGGCTGTGTGGTGGTGTGTTTAACGTCTTTGGCAACGTAGCGTCAATCGTCACTCCGCTGGTGATTGGCTATCTGGTCAGTGAACTGCATTCGTTCAACGCGGCACTGGTATTTGTAGGCTGTTCCGCGCTGATGGCGATGTTCTGCTACCTGTTCGTAGTGGGTGACATCAAACGTATGGAATTGCAGAAATAA
- a CDS encoding Fic family protein — MSRYQPPFTITSAILNLVVETGELLGHWAAYTGRASPLLRKENRIRTIQASLAIEHNSLTTEQVTAIMDGKRVLAPAKDIQEVRNAIQAYEHLNIWQASRLKDLLSAHRLLMKGLVDDPGHLRRGDVGIYRGNQLVHMAPPASQVPRLVDELLKWLSTTDLHPLIASSVFHYEFEFIHPFADGNGRMGRLWQTLILSHWRAGLAWLPVETLIHFQQERYYAILGECDKASDCTAFVEFMLQNLADALRESISTPQAMSEEMSEQMSEKESTILQLLIAQPKMTASALALMLGVTSRTVERYLSALQSKGRVQRVGARKGGVLAGLKIACPCPARR; from the coding sequence GTGAGCCGTTATCAACCACCTTTTACGATTACGTCTGCAATCCTAAATCTGGTGGTTGAGACGGGAGAATTGCTGGGGCACTGGGCTGCGTATACGGGGCGAGCTTCACCTCTGCTGCGCAAAGAGAATCGTATTCGCACCATTCAGGCATCTTTAGCTATTGAGCATAATTCGCTGACCACTGAACAGGTTACCGCGATTATGGATGGGAAGCGGGTGCTGGCCCCGGCGAAGGATATTCAGGAAGTCAGAAATGCCATCCAGGCCTATGAACACCTGAATATCTGGCAAGCAAGTCGCCTGAAAGATTTGTTAAGTGCCCATCGGCTTCTGATGAAGGGACTTGTAGATGACCCCGGGCACCTGCGTCGGGGGGATGTCGGGATCTACCGTGGTAACCAACTGGTGCATATGGCGCCTCCTGCGTCTCAGGTCCCTCGTCTGGTGGATGAGCTGCTTAAGTGGCTGAGTACCACTGACTTACACCCGCTGATTGCCAGCTCCGTATTCCATTATGAATTTGAATTTATCCATCCTTTTGCCGATGGCAATGGCCGTATGGGCCGCCTCTGGCAAACCCTTATCCTCAGCCACTGGCGTGCCGGGCTGGCCTGGCTGCCCGTAGAAACGCTGATCCACTTTCAGCAGGAGCGGTACTACGCCATCCTTGGGGAGTGTGATAAAGCCAGCGACTGCACGGCTTTTGTGGAATTTATGCTGCAGAATCTCGCTGATGCGCTGCGTGAGAGTATTTCGACCCCTCAGGCAATGTCGGAAGAAATGTCGGAACAAATGTCGGAAAAAGAGAGCACCATCCTGCAACTTCTGATTGCCCAGCCAAAGATGACAGCCTCCGCACTGGCCTTAATGCTTGGAGTCACCTCCCGTACGGTAGAACGCTATCTCAGCGCCTTACAAAGCAAAGGCAGGGTACAACGCGTCGGTGCCAGAAAAGGGGGGGTACTGGCAGGTCTTAAGATAGCCTGCCCGTGTCCCGCCCGACGATAA
- the diaA gene encoding DnaA initiator-associating protein DiaA yields MLERIKVCFTESIQTQIAAAEALPDAISRAAMTLVQSLLNGNKILCCGNGTSAANAQHFAASMINRFETERPSLPAIALNTDNVVLTAIANDRLHDEIYAKQVRALGHAGDVLLAISTRGNSRDIVKAVEAAVTRDMTIVALTGYDGGELAGLLGPHDVEIRIPSHRSARIQEMHMLTVNCLCDLIDNTLFPHQDD; encoded by the coding sequence GTGCTCGAAAGAATTAAGGTGTGCTTCACCGAAAGCATTCAGACTCAGATCGCAGCGGCAGAAGCGCTGCCGGACGCCATCTCCCGTGCGGCGATGACGCTGGTACAGTCTCTGCTCAACGGCAACAAAATCCTCTGTTGTGGCAACGGCACCTCGGCCGCCAACGCACAGCATTTTGCTGCCAGTATGATCAATCGTTTTGAGACAGAGCGCCCCAGTTTACCTGCCATTGCACTTAATACCGATAACGTGGTCTTAACGGCGATTGCCAACGATCGTCTCCATGATGAGATCTACGCCAAACAGGTACGTGCGTTAGGGCATGCCGGCGATGTACTGCTGGCTATCTCGACGCGCGGCAACAGCCGCGACATCGTCAAAGCCGTTGAAGCCGCCGTCACGCGCGACATGACCATCGTCGCCCTGACCGGTTACGATGGCGGCGAGCTGGCGGGGCTGTTAGGTCCTCATGATGTTGAGATCCGTATTCCTTCTCACCGCAGCGCGCGCATTCAGGAGATGCACATGCTGACGGTGAACTGTTTATGCGATCTGATCGATAACACGCTTTTCCCTCACCAGGATGATTAA
- a CDS encoding YraN family protein: protein MAQIPAGTDRSGQLTRKQTGDARELQARRWLERKGLRFIAANVRARGGEIDLIMQDGPTIVFIEVRYRQSSRYGGAAASVTRAKQQKLLLTAQLWLVRHNGSFDTVDCRFDVVAFTGNAIEWFKNAFGADA, encoded by the coding sequence ATGGCTCAAATACCAGCAGGGACAGATCGTTCCGGCCAGTTAACCCGCAAACAGACCGGCGACGCGCGCGAGCTTCAGGCGCGTCGCTGGCTTGAGCGCAAAGGACTGCGCTTTATCGCCGCTAACGTTCGCGCGCGCGGCGGTGAAATTGACCTTATCATGCAGGACGGCCCGACCATCGTGTTCATTGAGGTGCGCTACCGCCAGTCATCCCGCTATGGCGGGGCCGCGGCCAGCGTGACCCGGGCCAAGCAACAAAAATTATTACTCACCGCCCAGTTGTGGCTTGTCCGGCATAATGGCAGCTTTGATACTGTGGATTGCCGGTTCGATGTGGTAGCCTTCACCGGAAACGCCATCGAATGGTTCAAAAACGCCTTCGGCGCAGACGCGTAA
- a CDS encoding SCP2 domain-containing protein, giving the protein MLDKLRSRLVQFGPSLLSVPVKLAPFALKRQVLEQVLSWQFRQALAEGELEFLEGRWLSIEVRDIGLRWYTSVENEQLVVRESAEADVSFSADASDLLMIAARKQDPDTLFFQRRLVIEGDTELGLYVKNLMDAIELEQMPKPLRVALLQLADFVEAGLKTPPESKHTSVGEPC; this is encoded by the coding sequence GTGCTGGATAAACTGCGTTCACGTCTCGTACAATTTGGCCCATCGCTGCTGAGCGTGCCGGTGAAGCTGGCACCCTTTGCGCTGAAGCGCCAGGTGCTGGAGCAGGTACTAAGCTGGCAGTTCCGCCAGGCGCTGGCGGAGGGCGAGCTGGAGTTTCTGGAGGGGCGCTGGTTAAGTATTGAGGTGCGGGATATTGGCCTGCGCTGGTACACCTCCGTCGAAAATGAACAGCTGGTGGTACGCGAATCCGCCGAAGCGGATGTCAGCTTTAGCGCTGACGCCAGCGATCTGCTGATGATCGCGGCGCGTAAACAGGATCCCGACACCCTCTTTTTCCAGCGCCGTCTGGTGATTGAAGGCGATACCGAGTTAGGTCTGTATGTCAAAAATCTGATGGATGCTATTGAGCTGGAGCAGATGCCGAAGCCGCTGCGCGTGGCGCTGCTGCAGCTGGCCGATTTTGTCGAGGCGGGCTTGAAAACGCCGCCGGAGAGTAAACACACTTCTGTAGGTGAGCCATGTTGA
- the dolP gene encoding division/outer membrane stress-associated lipid-binding lipoprotein: MKAFSPLAVLISALLLQGCVAAAVVGTAAVSTKAATDPRSVGTQVDDSTLELRVNSALSKDQQIKKEARINVTAYQGKVLLAGQAPNTELAARAKQIAMGVEGTTEVFNEVRQGQPIGLGDASNDTWITTKVRSQLLGSDQVKSSNVKVTTENGEVFLLGLVTDREGKAAADIASRVSGVKHVTTAFTYLK, encoded by the coding sequence ATGAAGGCATTTTCGCCCCTCGCAGTCCTTATTTCTGCGCTGCTGCTTCAGGGATGTGTGGCTGCAGCGGTAGTGGGTACCGCCGCAGTAAGCACCAAAGCCGCGACTGACCCGCGTTCCGTGGGCACACAGGTGGATGACAGCACTCTGGAGCTGCGCGTGAACAGCGCCCTGTCCAAAGACCAACAGATTAAGAAAGAAGCGCGCATCAACGTCACGGCTTACCAGGGCAAAGTCCTGCTGGCAGGCCAGGCACCCAATACTGAACTTGCCGCCCGTGCGAAGCAGATCGCCATGGGTGTAGAAGGCACCACTGAGGTGTTTAACGAAGTGCGTCAGGGTCAGCCGATTGGCCTGGGTGATGCATCCAACGACACCTGGATAACCACCAAAGTGCGCTCCCAGCTGTTGGGCAGCGATCAGGTGAAATCATCTAACGTAAAAGTGACCACCGAGAACGGCGAAGTGTTCCTGCTCGGCCTGGTCACCGACCGTGAAGGGAAAGCGGCGGCGGATATCGCCAGCCGGGTGAGCGGCGTGAAGCACGTCACCACCGCCTTTACCTACCTGAAGTAG
- the garD gene encoding galactarate dehydratase encodes MADIEIRQTSPGAFYIKVHDTDNVAIIVNDQGLKAGTRFPDGLELIEHIPQGHKVALVDIPAQGEIVRYGEVIGYAVRAIPQGSWIDESLVALPEAPPLNTLPLATRVPEPMPALEGYTFEGFRNPDGSVGTKNLLGISTSVHCVAGVVDFVVKIIERDLLPKYPNVDGVVGLNHLYGCGVAINAPAAIVPIRTIHNIALNPNFGGEVMVVGLGCEKLVPEKLLQGTEDTQAIPVDSASIVRLQDEQHVGFRSMVDDILQVAERHLAKLNQRKRETCPASELVVGMQCGGSDAFSGVTANPAVGYASDLLVRCGATVMFSEVTEVRDAIHLLTPRAINEEVGKRLLEEMAWYDNYLDMGKTDRSANPSPGNKKGGLANVVEKALGSIAKSGQSAIVEVLSPGQRPTKRGLIYAATPASDFVCGTQQVASGITVQVFTTGRGTPYGLMAVPVIKMATRTELANRWFDLMDINAGTIATGEESIEDVGWKLFHFILDVASGRKKTFSDQWGLHNQLAVFNPAPVT; translated from the coding sequence ATGGCCGACATCGAAATTCGACAAACGTCGCCGGGCGCGTTTTATATTAAGGTTCACGACACCGATAACGTGGCGATTATTGTTAACGATCAGGGATTAAAAGCCGGAACGCGTTTCCCGGACGGGCTCGAACTGATCGAGCATATTCCACAGGGCCATAAAGTGGCGCTGGTTGATATCCCGGCGCAGGGCGAAATCGTGCGTTACGGCGAAGTCATTGGCTATGCCGTACGGGCGATCCCGCAGGGCAGCTGGATTGACGAATCGCTGGTGGCGCTGCCGGAAGCACCGCCGCTGAATACCCTGCCGCTGGCGACCCGCGTCCCGGAACCTATGCCCGCTCTGGAAGGCTATACCTTCGAAGGCTTCCGCAATCCGGACGGCAGCGTTGGCACCAAAAACCTGCTCGGCATCAGCACCAGCGTGCACTGCGTGGCGGGGGTGGTCGATTTCGTGGTGAAGATCATCGAGCGCGACCTGCTGCCAAAATACCCGAACGTTGACGGCGTGGTGGGGCTGAACCACCTGTACGGCTGCGGCGTGGCGATTAACGCTCCGGCGGCGATTGTGCCGATCCGTACCATCCACAATATCGCGCTGAACCCGAACTTTGGCGGCGAAGTGATGGTGGTGGGCCTTGGTTGCGAAAAACTGGTGCCAGAAAAACTGCTGCAGGGCACCGAGGATACCCAGGCTATTCCGGTGGACAGCGCCAGCATCGTGCGTCTGCAGGATGAGCAGCACGTCGGTTTCCGTTCCATGGTCGATGACATTCTGCAGGTCGCCGAACGCCATCTGGCAAAACTGAACCAGCGCAAGCGTGAAACCTGCCCGGCCTCCGAGCTGGTGGTGGGGATGCAGTGCGGCGGCAGCGACGCCTTCTCCGGCGTGACCGCGAACCCGGCCGTTGGCTATGCCTCAGACCTGCTGGTGCGCTGCGGCGCCACGGTGATGTTCTCCGAAGTGACCGAAGTGCGTGATGCGATCCACCTGCTCACCCCGCGCGCCATCAACGAAGAGGTGGGCAAGCGCCTGCTGGAAGAGATGGCCTGGTACGATAACTATCTCGACATGGGCAAGACCGACCGCAGCGCCAACCCTTCTCCGGGCAATAAGAAAGGCGGCCTGGCGAACGTGGTGGAAAAAGCGCTGGGCTCTATCGCCAAATCGGGCCAGAGCGCCATCGTCGAGGTGCTCTCCCCGGGCCAGCGCCCAACCAAACGCGGCCTGATCTATGCCGCCACGCCGGCCAGCGATTTCGTCTGCGGAACCCAGCAGGTGGCCTCCGGCATCACCGTGCAGGTGTTCACCACCGGGCGCGGCACGCCATACGGCCTGATGGCGGTTCCGGTGATTAAAATGGCGACCCGCACCGAGCTGGCGAACCGTTGGTTTGACCTGATGGACATTAACGCGGGGACCATCGCTACCGGCGAAGAGAGCATTGAGGACGTGGGCTGGAAGCTGTTCCACTTTATTCTCGACGTGGCCAGCGGCCGCAAGAAAACCTTCTCCGATCAGTGGGGATTACACAACCAGCTGGCGGTATTTAACCCGGCACCTGTGACCTGA
- a CDS encoding NAD(P)H-binding protein: MSQVLITGATGLVGGHLLRMLIQERKVNYIAAPTRRPLGDIEGVFNPHDPQLTDALAQVQDPVDTVFCCLGTTRREAGSKEAFIHADYTLVVDTALTGKRLGAKHLLVVSAMGANAHSPFFYNKVKGKMEEALIAQKWERLTIVRPSMLLGEREKHRFSESLFAPLFSLLPGNLKSIDARDVAQVMLQEALGASPAGVNIIPSAKLREMAQGGG; the protein is encoded by the coding sequence ATGAGTCAGGTTTTAATTACCGGCGCGACCGGTCTGGTGGGCGGGCACCTGCTGCGTATGCTTATTCAGGAGCGAAAGGTTAACTATATCGCCGCCCCGACGCGTCGCCCGCTGGGCGATATCGAGGGCGTCTTTAATCCGCACGATCCGCAGCTGACCGACGCGCTGGCGCAGGTTCAGGATCCGGTGGATACCGTCTTTTGCTGCCTGGGCACCACGCGGCGTGAGGCGGGCAGCAAAGAGGCTTTTATCCATGCCGACTACACCCTGGTGGTGGATACGGCCCTGACCGGCAAACGGCTCGGGGCGAAGCATCTGCTGGTGGTGAGCGCCATGGGCGCCAACGCGCACTCGCCGTTCTTCTACAACAAGGTGAAAGGCAAAATGGAAGAGGCCTTGATCGCTCAGAAGTGGGAGCGGCTGACCATCGTGCGTCCGTCGATGCTGCTGGGTGAGCGGGAAAAGCATCGCTTCAGCGAGTCGCTGTTTGCGCCGCTGTTCAGCCTGTTGCCCGGCAACCTGAAGTCGATAGACGCGCGGGACGTGGCGCAGGTCATGCTGCAGGAGGCGCTGGGGGCGTCACCGGCCGGCGTTAATATTATTCCGTCAGCGAAGCTCAGGGAGATGGCGCAGGGGGGAGGCTGA
- the rsmI gene encoding 16S rRNA (cytidine(1402)-2'-O)-methyltransferase, translated as MKQHETADNSQGQLYIVPTPIGNLSDITQRALTVLQSVDLIAAEDTRHTGLLLQHFAINARLFALHDHNEQQKAAILVAKLKEGQNIALVSDAGTPLINDPGYHLVRTCREAGIRVVPLPGPCAAIAALSAAGLPSDRFCYEGFLPAKSKGRRDVLKALEAEPRTLIFYESTHRLLESLEDMVAVWGEARYVVLARELTKTWETIHGLPVGELLAWVKEDENRRKGEMVLIVEGHKATEDALPADALRTLALLQTELPLKKAAALAAEIHGVKKNALYKYALEQQGE; from the coding sequence ATGAAACAACACGAAACGGCAGATAATTCTCAGGGTCAGCTTTATATTGTACCTACTCCTATCGGGAATTTATCTGATATTACCCAACGTGCGCTCACCGTGTTGCAAAGCGTTGATCTTATTGCAGCTGAAGATACCCGCCACACTGGTCTGCTGCTGCAACATTTTGCGATTAACGCCCGCCTGTTCGCCCTGCACGATCATAACGAGCAGCAAAAAGCTGCCATTCTGGTGGCCAAACTGAAAGAGGGGCAGAACATCGCCCTGGTGTCCGATGCCGGCACGCCGCTGATCAATGACCCGGGCTATCACCTGGTCCGCACCTGCCGCGAAGCCGGGATCCGGGTGGTACCGCTGCCGGGACCGTGCGCCGCCATTGCCGCACTGAGCGCAGCGGGCCTGCCGTCGGATCGTTTCTGCTATGAAGGTTTCCTGCCCGCCAAATCCAAAGGCCGTCGCGACGTGCTGAAGGCGCTGGAAGCCGAACCCCGCACCCTGATCTTCTACGAATCTACCCACCGTCTGCTGGAGAGCCTGGAGGACATGGTGGCGGTCTGGGGAGAAGCCCGTTACGTGGTGCTGGCGCGCGAGCTGACCAAAACCTGGGAAACCATCCACGGTCTGCCGGTTGGCGAGCTGCTGGCCTGGGTGAAAGAGGACGAAAACCGCCGCAAGGGCGAGATGGTGCTGATTGTCGAAGGGCACAAAGCGACAGAGGACGCGCTGCCTGCCGATGCGCTGCGCACCCTCGCGCTGCTGCAGACCGAGCTGCCGCTGAAGAAAGCGGCCGCGCTGGCGGCGGAAATCCACGGCGTGAAAAAGAACGCGCTGTATAAGTATGCGCTGGAGCAGCAGGGGGAGTAA
- a CDS encoding YhbP family protein, giving the protein METLAAINRWLAKQHVVTWCVHQDDDLWCANAFYYYDPQRVAFYVLSEDKTRHAQMSGRQARVAGTVNGQPKTVALIRGVQFKGEIRRLEGEESDAMRKHYLRRFPVAAAMPAPVWEIRLDELKFTDNTLGFGKKHHWLRAE; this is encoded by the coding sequence ATGGAAACTCTGGCCGCCATCAACCGCTGGCTGGCGAAGCAGCACGTCGTCACCTGGTGCGTTCACCAGGACGATGATCTGTGGTGCGCAAATGCCTTTTACTATTACGACCCGCAGCGCGTGGCCTTTTACGTCTTAAGCGAAGATAAAACCCGTCATGCGCAGATGAGCGGCAGGCAGGCCAGAGTCGCGGGCACCGTCAACGGACAGCCGAAAACCGTGGCCTTGATCCGCGGCGTGCAGTTTAAAGGGGAGATCCGTCGTCTGGAGGGGGAGGAAAGCGACGCGATGCGTAAGCACTACCTTCGCCGCTTTCCGGTTGCCGCCGCCATGCCAGCCCCCGTATGGGAGATCCGTCTGGATGAACTCAAGTTCACTGACAACACGTTAGGCTTTGGCAAAAAACATCACTGGTTACGCGCCGAGTAA
- the garL gene encoding 2-dehydro-3-deoxyglucarate aldolase → MSNDIFPNKFKAALAAHQIQIGCWSALASPISTEVLGLAGFDWLVLDGEHAPNDVTTFIPQLMALKGSHSAPVVRVPTNEPVIIKRLLDIGFYNFLIPFVENVEEAVQAVASTRYPPEGIRGVSVSHRANMFGTVPDYLAQSNKNITILVQIESQQGVDNVDDIAATDGVDGIFVGPSDLAAAFGHLGNANHPEVQRAIQHIFARAKAHGKPSGILAPVEADARRYLEWGATFVAVGSDLGVFRSATQKLADSFKK, encoded by the coding sequence ATGAGTAACGATATTTTCCCGAACAAATTCAAAGCGGCCCTCGCGGCGCATCAGATTCAGATCGGCTGCTGGTCCGCGCTGGCAAGCCCAATCAGCACCGAAGTGCTGGGGCTGGCAGGTTTTGACTGGCTGGTACTGGACGGTGAACATGCGCCGAACGATGTCACCACCTTTATCCCGCAGCTGATGGCGCTGAAAGGCAGCCACAGCGCGCCGGTGGTGCGTGTCCCGACCAATGAGCCGGTGATCATCAAGCGCCTGCTGGATATCGGCTTCTACAACTTCCTGATCCCGTTTGTGGAAAACGTCGAAGAGGCGGTGCAGGCGGTGGCCTCCACCCGCTATCCGCCGGAAGGCATTCGCGGTGTGTCGGTCTCCCATCGCGCCAATATGTTCGGCACCGTGCCGGACTACCTCGCCCAGTCGAACAAGAACATCACCATCCTGGTACAGATCGAGAGCCAGCAGGGCGTGGACAACGTTGATGACATCGCCGCCACTGATGGCGTGGACGGCATCTTCGTCGGCCCAAGCGACCTGGCGGCCGCCTTCGGTCATCTGGGGAATGCGAATCACCCGGAAGTCCAGCGCGCCATTCAGCACATTTTTGCCCGCGCCAAAGCGCACGGTAAGCCGTCCGGCATCCTGGCGCCGGTTGAAGCCGATGCCCGCCGTTACCTGGAGTGGGGCGCGACCTTTGTGGCCGTCGGCAGCGACCTCGGCGTGTTCCGCTCCGCAACGCAGAAATTAGCGGATTCCTTTAAGAAATAA
- a CDS encoding N-acetyltransferase, whose product MLIRVEIGIDAPGIDSLLRRTFEGDGEAQLVQDLREDGLITLGLVATDDEGQVVGYVAFSPVTVQGEELQWVGMAPLAVDENYRGQGLARQLVYEGLDSLNEFGYAAVVTLGDPAFYGRLGFEKAAHYDLRCRWPGTESAFQLHPLADDALNGVSGLVEYHDHFNRF is encoded by the coding sequence ATGTTGATTCGAGTAGAGATTGGGATCGATGCCCCTGGTATTGATTCCTTATTACGCCGGACCTTCGAAGGGGACGGTGAGGCGCAACTGGTTCAGGATCTTCGTGAAGATGGCCTGATTACCCTGGGCCTGGTGGCTACCGACGACGAGGGTCAGGTTGTGGGCTACGTCGCCTTTAGCCCGGTCACCGTGCAGGGCGAAGAGCTGCAGTGGGTCGGTATGGCGCCGCTGGCGGTGGATGAAAACTACCGTGGGCAAGGCCTGGCCCGTCAACTGGTCTACGAAGGGCTGGATTCGCTCAATGAGTTTGGCTATGCCGCGGTGGTCACGCTGGGCGATCCGGCGTTCTACGGCCGTTTAGGCTTCGAGAAAGCGGCGCATTACGATCTGCGCTGCCGCTGGCCGGGCACCGAATCGGCTTTCCAGTTGCACCCTCTGGCGGATGATGCCCTTAACGGCGTCAGCGGTCTGGTCGAGTATCACGACCACTTCAATCGCTTTTAA